A single window of Archangium gephyra DNA harbors:
- a CDS encoding SDR family oxidoreductase yields the protein MDNKVVVITGASSGIGAALAELAGKKGWKVVLAARREPELRQVAARVGAEALPVVADVSRREDVQRILDAALARFGQVDVWVNNAGRGISKLVSQLTDEDFDEMMRVNVKSALYGIQAVLPHFQSRGRGHIINVSSMLGRVPYVPVRSAYNAAKHALNALTANLRQELRERYPDIHVTTFLPGVVATDFGVNALGGGMDSRKIPGAQSVEETAGVLLDVIERPRPDVYSRPEYRQQVIAYYASEDLAIPEGGAPPGTRRP from the coding sequence ATGGACAACAAAGTGGTGGTGATCACCGGGGCGAGCTCGGGCATCGGGGCCGCGCTGGCGGAGCTGGCGGGCAAGAAGGGCTGGAAGGTGGTGCTCGCCGCGCGGCGCGAGCCCGAGCTGCGCCAGGTGGCGGCGCGCGTGGGCGCCGAGGCCCTCCCGGTCGTCGCGGATGTGTCGCGGCGCGAGGACGTGCAGCGCATCCTGGACGCGGCGCTCGCCCGCTTCGGGCAGGTGGATGTCTGGGTGAACAACGCCGGGCGTGGCATCAGCAAGCTCGTCTCCCAGCTCACCGACGAGGACTTCGACGAGATGATGCGCGTCAACGTCAAGTCCGCCCTCTACGGCATCCAGGCGGTGCTGCCGCACTTCCAGTCACGCGGACGGGGGCACATCATCAACGTCTCGTCCATGCTGGGGCGGGTGCCGTACGTCCCCGTGCGCTCGGCCTACAACGCGGCCAAGCACGCGCTCAACGCGCTGACGGCCAACCTGCGCCAGGAGCTGCGCGAGCGCTACCCGGACATCCACGTCACCACCTTCCTGCCCGGGGTGGTGGCCACGGACTTCGGCGTGAACGCGCTCGGCGGCGGCATGGACTCGCGCAAGATTCCCGGTGCGCAGTCCGTCGAGGAGACCGCGGGCGTCCTCCTGGACGTCATCGAGCGGCCCCGCCCGGACGTGTACTCGCGGCCCGAGTACCGGCAGCAGGTCATCGCGTACTACGCGTCCGAGGACCTGGCCATTCCCGAGGGCGGCGCGCCCCCCGGTACCCGGCGTCCGTGA